A window from Nothobranchius furzeri strain GRZ-AD chromosome 17, NfurGRZ-RIMD1, whole genome shotgun sequence encodes these proteins:
- the LOC107394308 gene encoding cyclin-O — protein MTKLCDSGFEEDLVSSPVLSRRTRADASHPGSEETEPAARQLCNWYLQYGDVGFKIQKEKELLFHPCKSLARQPQLTPDARCKLVSWLIPIHKHFRLSFECSCLTVNIMDRFLASTPIAADCFQLLGVAALLLACKQVEVCSPSVSHLLSLCCDAFTKEQFFNLECLILLRLNFRLSAPTLAFFLNYFTNCIDARLVMKNNSNKSVLKENSGAAKTKPCRNLAQKMCELTLADYAFNKYPPSLTACCALITACELLKTERTTLQLQETHLDTHSAQLVSVQESSACPEADSLGEMEHFLFPDEGGYSYTLVQECKSNLKLLVSLNLGTLEWMSAM, from the exons ATGACCAAACTCTGCGACTCCGGGTTTGAGGAAGATTTGGTTTCCTCTCCGGTTTTATCACGCAGAACGCGAGCAGACGCTTCCCACCCCGGGTCAGAGGAAACAGAACCTGCAGCAAGACAGCTGTGCAACTGGTACCTTCAGTATGGAGACGTGGGTTTCAAGATCCAGAAAGAGAAGGAGCTGCTGTTTCATCCCTGCAAAAGTCTGGCTCGCCAACCACAA CTGACCCCAGATGCTCGCTGTAAACTGGTCAGCTGGCTCATTCCCATACACAAACACTTCCGGTTGTCCTTTGAGTGCAGCTGCCTGACGGTGAACATCATGGACCGGTTCCTGGCTTCCACTCCCATTGCTGCTGACTGCTTCCAGCTCCTGGGTGTCGCTGCACTCCTCCTGGCCTGCAAGCAG GTGGAGGTGTGCTCTCCGTCAGTCAGTCACCTCTTGTCGTTGTGCTGCGATGCTTTCACAAAGGAGCAATTCTTCAACCTGGAATGTCTCATCCTCCTCCGCCTTAACTTTCGACTCTCTGCACCTACCTTGGCCTTTTTTCTGAACTATTTCACAAACTGTATTGATGCTCGGCTTGTTATGAAGAACAATAGCAACAAAAGTGTTTTAAAAGAGAATTCAGGTGCAGCAAAGACCAAACCGTGCAGGAATCTTGCACAAAAGATGTGTGAACTGACACTAGCAGACTACGCTTTTAACAAATACCCACCGTCTCTGACAGCATGCTGTGCTCTAATAACAGCCTGTGAGTTACTGAAAACTGAACGCACAACCCTGCAGCTGCAGGAAACCCATTTGGATACACATAGTGCACAATTAGTTTCTGTCCAAGAGAGCTCAGCGTGTCCAGAAGCTGATTCTTTGGGAGAGATGGAGCATTTCCTGTTTCCAGATGAGGGAGGTTACAGCTACACTCTGGTCCAGGAGTGCAAAAGCAACCTAAAGCTGCTGGTGTCACTGAACCTGGGAACTCTGGAGTGGATGTCAGCCATGTAA
- the tut7 gene encoding terminal uridylyltransferase 7, with product MDNAGRPYRTKQGNWERGAAAAGKAENWRTNDQFRGQNMRPEGGQQGKKNQGAPYKASPKKGGLGPLSYSPGGYRGDHSPSQRDDQWFTGFENSYLNQEDNWRGRTQQPWRRTAQGEGLTENMDQGRRDAANAHKQGKRRRSKNTKNTLAEEDRSLAIEESPSSFEDRQTVRQAEKQLLKEEVYFLKRKPNGNPGALYTCALCDVTLDSIPRAYKHIRDKRHKKKAREKQEQLMLTEIQPPGPEQISAVSAALETVVQEHGLNDQDVEMRQRVVSLMQDLLLSVLPEIRLRLYGSSCTKFGFKDSDVNIDIQHPPHMHQPDVLLLVKECLSVSPLFIDVEADFHARLPVVICTEKRSGLICKVSAGNENAFQTTAYLSALADREPLLHSLVVGLRRWAQICEIDRAEEGGLPTYVFALMVIFFLQKRKEPILPTYLNQELKVFCLSKLSDFNLTRVEEGYLHWSYTPSSKEPPQQAGSSCLDGEVPLVFPNPHPAVEVGRLWIEMLRFYSLEFKMDDYVISVRTGAILSRDIKDWPKRRIAVEDPFAVKRNVARSLSSQQMYDYIFHCLKSTYKYFALPPNTPAAHRERESQQGQTPGAKPDALREDPARLSGFSRLSLQPKHTSPAVEDGPADSDCIIEDEEEVEECLDSDEEREKEKVDPGKSSLSEEEEDDDDEEEDVVVDTHGRQHLDSFTTEEEDIFLVDEISGEDLLSDEEAPDLDTPGSLEEEEEVEVELQPDRESPGPSKKRPEEENPPKQTRSAFEFTRQAFTRGKSHTVVCSLCKRDGHLKKDCPEDFRKVELEPLPPMTPEFLRVLSSVCGRCYTDFSPDDLEQNVKESILQDLEAFVRKQFSGARLRLFGSSKNGFGFRMSDLDICMVLEGRDNLHNLDCTNIIKGLARHLKKHPALRNILPITTAKVPIVKFFHRFTGLEGDISLYNTLGLHNTHLLATYAAIDTRVKVLCYAMKIFAKTCDIGDASRGSLSSYAYTLMVLFFLQQRNPPVIPVLQEIYDGKKKPKVLVDGWNVYFHDDLKALPSVWPEHGKNTETVGELWLGLLRFYTEDFDFKEHVVCVRQHARLTTFNKQWTSKYIVIEDPFDLNHNLGAGLSRKMTNFIMKAFINGRRLFGTPVKMQLPIAPSAMEYFFDTEVLTGGELAPNDRCCRICGKIGHYVKDCPMRRKARHRRDSENVQDSGEEGKDPVRPKNEPWRKRDPAETRCCFLCGSASHIKRDCQLNRVPAGFQKGNVKMERFAPPTAAQAKNLREKEKQGLTPQEEKRGRKQQNVILSPQAGSLACRNVTRPGHKNSPVE from the exons ATGGACAACGCAGGCAGGCCGTACAGGACAAAGCAAGGGAACTGGGAGAGgggagctgcagcagcaggcaaggcagaAAACTGGAGAACGAATGACCAGTTTCGAGGACAGAACATGAGACCTGAAGGAGGTCAACAGGGGAAGAAGAACCAGGGTGCACCCTATAAAGCAAGCCCTAAAAAGGGAGGGCTTGGACCTCTGAGCTACTCACCTGGTGGATACAGAGGCGATCACAGCCCCTCACAGAGAGATGACCAGTGGTTCACTGGTTTTGAGAACAGCTATTTGAATCAAGAGGATAACTGGAGAGGGCGCACACAGCAGCCCTGGAGAAGGACCGCTCAAGGAGAAGGGCTCACAGAGAACATGGACCAGGGACGAAGAGATGCTGCTAATGCTCATAAACAAG GAAAAAGACGGAGAAGCAAAAACACAAAGAACACTTTAGCTGAAGAGGACAGGAGCCTAGCAATCGAAGAGTCCCCAAGCTCGTTTGAAGACCGGCAAACTGTCCGGCAAGCAGAGAAGCAGCTTTTAAAGGAAGAGGTCTACTTCCTGAAGAGG AAGCCAAACGGCAACCCTGGAGCGTTGTACACCTGTGCTCTATGCGATGTCACGCTGGACTCCATACCTCGTGCTTACAAGCACATCAGAGACAAACGGCACAAGAAGAAGGCTCGG gagaAGCAGGAACAGCTGATGCTGACTGAGATCCAGCCTCCTGGTCCTGAGCAGATCAGTGCAGTGAGCGCTGCACTAGAGACGGTGGTTCAGGAACATGGGCTGAACGACCAGGATGTTGAAATGAGACAACGTGTTGTCTCCCTCATGCAAGACCTTCTTCTCTCCGTCCTACCTG AAATAAGGCTCAGGCTGTACGGCTCATCTTGCACCAAGTTTGGATTTAAGGATTCTGACGTCAACATAGACATTCAGCATCCACCTCAC ATGCATCAGCCAGATGTCCTGTTGTTGGTCAAGGAGTGCCTCTCTGTGAGCC CCCTTTTTATCGATGTAGAAGCTGATTTCCATGCCAGGCTACCAGTGGTCATCTGTACAGAGAAAAGGAG TGGCCTGATCTGCAAAGTGAGTGCAGGAAATGAAAACGCCTTTCAGACCACCGCCTACCTGTCTGCCCTTGCTGATCGGGAGCCTCTTCTCCACTCTCTGGTGGTGGGCCTCAGACGTTGGGCTCAG ATCTGTGAGATTGACCGTGCCGAGGAAGGGGGGCTGCCTACGTACGTCTTTGCTCTTATGGTCATCTTCTTCCTACAGAAGCGCAAAGAGCCTATTTTGCCTACGTACTTGAACCAGGAG CTGAAGGTTTTTTGTCTCAGCAAGCTGTCAGACTTCAATCTCACACGTGTAGAGGAGGGATATTTACACTGGAGCTACACACCTTCCTCCAAAGAACCACCGCAGCAGGCTGGGAGCTCCTGTTTAGACGGGGAG GTCCCACTGGTGTTTCCCAACCCTCATCCAGCAGTGGAAGTCGGACGTCTCTGGATTGAAATGCTGCGTTTCTACTCTCTGGAGTTTAAAATGGACGACTACGTAATCAGTGTGAGAACTGGTGCCATCCTCTCTCGAGACATCAAAGATTGGCCAAAAAGACGCATCGCTGTTGAAG ACCCGTTTGCTGTGAAGAGGAATGTGGCTCGCTCTTTGAGCAGCCAGCAAATGTATGACTACATCTTCCACTGTCTTAAAAGTACATACAAGTATTTTGCACTTCCACCCAACACACCTGCTGCTCACCGCGAGAGAGAAAGCCAGCAGGGCCAGACTCCAGGAGCAAAGCCCGATGCTCTGCGTGAAGATCCAGCCCGTCTGTCAGGCTTCAGCCGGCTCTCCCTTCAGCCAAAACACACCAGTCCCGCTGTGGAGGACGGCCCTGCTGACTCAGACTGCATCATTGAGGATGAAGAGGAAGTTGAGGAATGTCTTGACTCTGACGAAGAGCGAGAGAAGGAAAAGGTGGACCCAGGCAAGAGCAGTctctctgaagaagaagaagatgatgatgatgaggaggaggatgtagTTGTTGACACACACGGCCGACAGCACTTGGACAGCTTCACCACGGAGGAGGAAGACATTTTCCTGGTTGATGAGATCTCAGGGGAGGACCTTTTGTCAGATGAAGAGGCTCCAGATCTGGACACTCCTGGAtcgttggaggaggaggaggaggtggaggtggagctGCAACCTGATCGAGAGTCACCTGGACCTTCAAAGAAAAGACCTGAAGAAGAAAACCCCCCGAAACAAACCCGATCGGCGTTTGAGTTCACCCGGCAGGCCTTCACCCGGGGGAAG TCTCACACAGTCGTGTGCAGCTTGTGCAAGCGGGATGGACATCTGAAGAAAGACTGCCCTGAGGACTTTAGGAAGGTGGAGCTGGAGCCGCTGCCCCCGATGACGCCAGAGTTTCTCAGGGTCCTCAGCAGCGTCTGCGGGCGATGCTACA CCGACTTTTCCCCAGACGACCTGGAACAGAATGTTAAAGAGTCCATCCTTCAAGACTTGGAGGCATTTGTCAGAAAACAGTTTTCTG GGGCTCGGCTCCGACTGTTTGGCTCTTCCAAGAACGGCTTTGGCTTCAGGATGAGTGACCTGGACATCTGCATGGTGCTGGAGGGACGGGATAACTTGCAT AATCTTGACTGCACCAATATTATTAAAGGTCTGGCAAGACATCTGAAGAAACACCCAG CCCTGAGAAACATCCTTCCTATCACAACAGCTAAAGTACCGATTGTGAAGTTCTTCCATCGGTTCACGGGCCTGGAGGGAGACATCAGCCTCTATAACACGCTG GGCCTGCATAACACTCACTTGTTAGCCACCTACGCCGCCATAGACACCAGAGTGAAGGTCCTCTGCTACGCCATGAAGATTTTTGCAAAG ACGTGCGACATCGGGGATGCCTCCCGTGGCAGCCTGTCTTCCTACGCGTACACCCTCATGGTGCTGTTCTTCCTCCAGCAGAGAAACCCGCCAGTCATACCTGTCCTACAAGAG ATCTATGATGGAAAGAAGAAACCCAAAGTGCTCGTTGATGGTTGGAACGTGTACTTTCACGATGATTTAAAAGCATTA CCCAGCGTCTGGCCAGAGCACGGGAAGAACACTGAGACGGTTGGGGAGCTGTGGCTCGGCCTGCTCCGCTTCTACACCGAGGACTTTGACTTCAAAGAGCACGTCGTGTGTGTCCGACAGCACGCACGCCTCACCACCTTCAACAAACAGTGGACGTCCAAATACATCGTCATAGAAG ATCCGTTTGACCTGAATCATAACTTGGGTGCTGGTCTGTCCAGAAAAA TGACGAACTTCATCATGAAGGCTTTCATCAACGGCAGAAGGCTGTTTGGTACACCGGTGAAAATGCAGCTTCCAATCGCTCCAAGTGCTATG GAGTATTTCTTTGACACTGAAGTCCTGACGGGGGGAGAACTGGCTCCCAACGATCGCTGCTGCCGCATCTGTGGGAAGATCGGCCATTACGTGAAGGACTGTCCCATGCGTAGGAA GGCCAGGCACAGAAGGGATTCAGAGAATGTTCAAGACTCAGGAGAAGAGGGCAAAGATCCGGTCCGACCCAAGAACGAACCCTGGAGGAAGAGGGATCCGGCGGAGACGCGCTGCTGCTTCCTGTGTGGATCAGCGTCCCACATCAAGAGGGACTGCCAGCTCAACAGAGTCCCTGCAGGCTTCCAGAAAG GAAATGTCAAAATGGAAAGGTTCGCCCCCCCCACTGCGGCCCAGGCAAAGAACCTGAGAGAGAAGGAGAAGCAG GGCCTAACCCCGCAGGAGGAGAAGAGGGGAAGAAAGCAACAAAACGTGATACTAAGTCCACAAG